The Psychrobacillus sp. FSL K6-4046 DNA window CTTAGGTCCCGACTAACCCTGAGCGGACGAGCCTTCCTCAGGAAACCTTAGTCATACGGTGGATGGGATTCTCACCCATCTTTCGCTACTCATACCGGCATTCTCACTTCTAAGCGCTCCACCAGTCCTTCCGGTCTGACTTCAACGCCCTTAGAACGCTCTCCTACCACTGATACCAAAGGTATCAATCCACAGCTTCGGTGATTTGTTTAGCCCCGATACATTTTCGGCGCAGCGTCACTCGACCAGTGAGCTATTACGCACTCTTTAAATGATGGCTGCTTCTAAGCCAACATCCTGGTTGTCTAAGCAACGCCACATCCTTTTCCACTTAACAAATACTTTGGGACCTTAGCTGGTGGTCTGGGCTGTTTCCCTCTTGACTACGGATCTTATCACTCGCAGTCTGACTCCCAAACATAAATCATTGGCATTCGGAGTTTGTCTGAATTCGGTAACCCGGGATGGGCCCCTAGTCCAAACAGTGCTCTACCTCCAAGATTCTAACGTTTGAGGCTAGCCCTAAAGCTATTTCGGAGAGAACCAGCTATCTCCAGGTTCGATTGGAATTTCTCCGCTACCCACACCTCATCCCCGCACTTTTCAACGTGCGTGGGTTCGGACCTCCAGTAAGTGTTACCTCACCTTCATCCTGGACATGGGTAGATCACCTGGTTTCGGGTCTACGACCACATACTCATTCGCCCTATTCAGACTCGCTTTCGCTGCGGCTCCGTCTTCTCAACTTAACCTCGCATGTAATCGTAACTCGCCGGTTCATTCTACAAAAGGCACGCCATCACCCGTTAACGGGCTTTGACTATTTGTAGGCACACGGTTTCAGGGTCTATTTCACTCCCCTTCCGGGGTGCTTTTCACCTTTCCCTCACGGTACTGGTTCACTATCGGTCACTAGGTAGTATTTAGCCTTGGGAGATGGTCCTCCCGGATTCCGACGGAATTTCACGTGTTCCGCCGTACTCAGGATACACTCTGGAGGGAATGAACTTTTGACTACGGGGCTTTTACCCTATCCTGCGGACCTTTCCAGGTCGCTTCGTCTAGCTCATTCTTTTGTAACTCCGTATAGAGTGTCCTACAACCCCAAGAGGCAAGCCTCTTGGTTTGGGCTCTTCCCGTTTCGCTCGCCGCTACTCAGGGAATCGAATTTTCTTTCTCTTCCTCCAGGTACTTAGATGTTTCAGTTCCCTGGGTGTGTCTCAGATGCGCTATGTATTCACGCAAATGTACTGCCCCATTACGGGCAGTGGGTTTCCCCATTCGGAAATCTTCGGATCGAAGCTCACTTACAGCTCCCCGAAGCATATCGGTGTTAGTGCCGTCCTTCATCGACTCCTAGTGCCAAGGCATCCACCGTGCGCCCTTATTAACTTAACCTAAAAGTTAAAAGTACTACACTTGCAATCACGTAAGTGATCACAATTTGAATATCTTGCGTTTGTTTCTTTTTTTGATGTCGTTTTATCCAGTTTTCAAAGAACAAAGCTTGTTCCTTTGCGACGAGTAATCGCAGGAGCAAGTTAAAAAGCTTTAAATGCTCATATAGAATGAACATTCAAAACTGAACTGCAAAACGTTAAGATACAGATAAAGATCTGTATTCCGAATATATCCTTAGAAAGGAGGTGATCCAGCCGCACCTTCCGATACGGCTACCTTGTTACGACTTCACCCCAATCATCTGTCCCACCTTCGGCGGCTGGCTCCCAAAAGGGTTACCCCACCGACTTCGGGTGTTACAAACTCTCGTGGTGTGACGGGCGGTGTGTACAAGGCCCGGGAACGTATTCACCGTGGCATGCTGATCCACGATTACTAGCGATTCCGGCTTCATGTAGGCGAGTTGCAGCCTACAATCCGAACTGAGAACGGTTTTATGGGATTTGCTCACCCTCGCGGGGTTGCGACCCTCTGTACCGTCCATTGTAGCACGTGTGTAGCCCAGGTCATAAGGGGCATGATGATTTGACGTCATCCCCACCTTCCTCCGGTTTATCACCGGCAGTCACCTTAGAGTGCCCAACTGAATGCTGGCAACTAAGATCAAGGGTTGCGCTCGTTGCGGGACTTAACCCAACATCTCACGACACGAGCTGACGACAACCATGCACCACCTGTCACCGCTGTCCCCGAAGGGAAAAGCCTATCTCTAGGCCGGTCAGCGGGATGTCAAGACCTGGTAAGGTTCTTCGCGTTGCTTCGAATTAAACCACATGCTCCACCGCTTGTGCGGGCCCCCGTCAATTCCTTTGAGTTTCAGTCTTGCGACCGTACTCCCCAGGCGGAGTGCTTAATGCGTTAGCTGCAGCACTAAGGGGCGGAAACCCCCTAACACTTAGCACTCATCGTTTACGGCGTGGACTACCAGGGTATCTAATCCTGTTTGCTCCCCACGCTTTCGCGCCTCAGCGTCAGTTACAGACCAGAAAGCCGCCTTCGCCACTGGTGTTCCTCCAAATCTCTACGCATTTCACCGCTACACTTGGAATTCCGCTTTCCTCTTCTGTACTCAAGTCCCCCAGTTTCCAATGACCCTCCACGGTTGAGCCGTGGGCTTTCACATCAGACTTAAAGGACCGCCTGCGCGCGCTTTACGCCCAATAATTCCGGACAACGCTTGCCACCTACGTATTACCGCGGCTGCTGGCACGTAGTTAGCCGTGGCTTTCTAATGAGGTACCGTCAAGGTACGAGCAGTTACTCTCGTACTTGTTCTTCCCTCACAACAGAGTTTTACGATCCGAAAACCTTCTTCACTCACGCGGCGTTGCTCCATCAGACTTTCGTCCATTGTGGAAGATTCCCTACTGCTGCCTCCCGTAGGAGTCTGGGCCGTGTCTCAGTCCCAGTGTGGCCGATCACCCTCTCAGGTCGGCTACGCATCGTCGCCTTGGTGAGCCGTTACCTCACCAACTAGCTAATGCGCCGCGGGCCCATCCTGTAGTGACAGCCGAAACCGTCTTTTAACATTTCCTCATGTGAGGTAATGGATTATTCGGTATTAGCCCCGGTTTCCCGGAGTTATCCCAATCTACAGGGCAGGTTGCCCACGTGTTACTCACCCGTCCGCCGCTAAATCAGAAGAAGCAAGCTTCTTCATCATCCGCTCGACTTGCATGTATTAGGCACGCCGCCAGCGTTCGTCCTGAGCCAGGATCAAACTCTCCATAATAGAGAACTTAAAAAGCTCATTTTGTTTTGCTGGCATCATCATTAAATGATGTCAAAAATTGTTTTGCGTCAATCAAACCGAAGCTTGTTGATGCTGTATGTCTTAACGTTTTGCATGTTCAGTTTTCAATGTTCATGTATTACTTTAGTATAATTGGAGCGGGTGAAGAGAATCGAACTCTCATCATCAGCTTGGAAGGCTGAGGTTTTACCACTAAACTACACCCGCATATATAATATATTAAATAATTGTTTGTTTGGCGCGCCCGGCAGGAGTCGAACCCACAACCTTCTGATCCGTAGTCAGACGCTCTATCCAATTGAGCTACGGGCGCTTAGTAAGAGACAATGCTTGGTGCGGCCGAGAGGACTTGAACCTCCACGGGGTTAACCCCCACTAGGCCCTCAACCTAGCGCGTCTGCCGTTCCGCCACGACCGCGTAGTTATAAAATGGGAAGATGTTTATTATAACTTACTCTCATGAGCTTGTCAACAATTATTGTAATATGATGAGCCATGAAGGACTCGAACCTTCGACCCTCTGATTAAAAGTCAGATGCTCTACCAACTGAGCTAATGGCTCACGAAACGAAATGGCTGGGGTACCTGGATTCGAACCAGGGCATGACGGAATCAAAATCCGTTGCCTTACCGCTTGGCTATACCCCAACATGGCGATCCCGACCGGGATCGAACCGGCGATCTCCTGCGTGACAGGCAGGCATGTTAACCGCTACACCACGGGACCTATGTATCTTTAATTCAATTAAATGGTGACCCCTACGGGATTCGAACCCGTGTTACCGCCGTGAAAGGGCGGTGTCTTAACCGCTTGACCAAGGGGCCATTTAAAGATGGCTCCGAAGGTAGGACTCGAACCTACGACCGATCGGTTAACAGCCGATTGCTCTACCACTGAGCTACTTCGGAATAATTTATGTCGTTTTGTTCTACTCGACTTTTTCTATTATAGAGAGGGTTTGGACAAACGTCAACACTTTTCATCAAATTTCTTTCATTTTTTTAAAAGAACTTAAATGCAGGTCCCCAAAACACTTGCCACACTTGAATTTCTGCGTATTTACTCGAATTTTCCGTCTATATAACAAACCACATTTTGCGCACTCATACACATACAGTTTAGTACGTTTTTGACTTTTAGGTGCTACGAGTGTAGAGCAAAATCTAGGTGAATCTGTCTGTTTTAGAAGCTGACGAAAATCTGCATCTCTATGTTTATACCCTTTCCCTTCTATATGTAAGTGATAATGACAAAGCTCATGCTTAATAACTCCAATCAACTCATTCATTCCATGTTTCTCTAACACTAGAGGATTTATTTCAATCATATGTGTTCTTAACATATACCTTCCGCCGGTACTGCGCAGTCTTTTATTGAAATAAGCTTTATGGTGAAACTTCCTTTTAAAAATCTGCATTGATATGCTACTTACTAATTCACTCAATTGTTCATCTGTCACTATACTCTCTCCTAGATAAAAGAGCTTGTCCACTGATGTTCATCAATGGACAACTCTGGTTATTATTAGACTTGTTGTTCAGGTGGAAGCATCGTTAATGCAATTCTTCCTTTGTTGGCATCGAACTGCTCTACCCATACAGTAACGATATCCCCAAGGGAGACTACATCTAAAGGATGCTTTACAAATCCTTTTTTAAGCTTGGAGATGTGTACAAGTCCATCTTGTTTAACACCTATATCTACAAAGGCGCCGAAGTCGACTACATTTCGAACTGTACCTTGAAGCTCCATTCCTGCTTTTAGATCCTCTAACTTTAGTACATCTTTTTTAAGTAATGGCTGCGGGAAAGCTTCACGTGGATCTCGTGCTGGCTTAATCAATGCATCCAAAATATCCTTTAGCGTAATCTCACCAATCCCTAATTCTTTACTAGTTTCTTCTATAGAAATAGTTTTTAGTACTTCTTCTGCTTCCTTAGAACCTATTTGGCTTTTAGTTAGTCCAGCAATTTCAAGGACTTGTTCCGCTGCCTTATAGCTTTCCGGGTGAATTCCTGTTGCATCTAACGGATTTTTAGCGTCTGGAACACGTAGGAAACCAATTGCCTGTTCATATGTTTTAGCTCCAAGACGAGGAATTTTCTTAAGCTGAGCTCTTGAAGTGAAACGTCCTTGTTCATTTCGCATGTTTACCACGTTCTCTGCTACAGTTTTAGAAAGGCCAGATACGTATTGAAGTAATGAAGCCGATGCTGTATTTACATTTACGCCTACTTGGTTAACCGCAGTCTCTACTATAAAAGAAAGAGATTCCGACAGTTTCTTTTGTGACACATCATGCTGGTATTGTCCCACACCTACTGCCTTTGGATCTATTTTTACCAACTCCGCCAAAGGGTCTTGTAGTCTTCTAGCAATTGATACGGCACTTCGTTGCTCAACTTGAAGGTCGGGAAACTCGTTCCTTGCTGTTTCTGAAGCTGAGTACACCGAAGCACCTGCTTCATTGACAATTACGTATGCAACCTCTCCTGTCACTTCCTTCAGGCAATCTACGATAAATTGCTCTGTTTCACGAGATGCCGTACCATTTCCAATCGCTATAAGAGAAATCGGATAATTCTTAAGGTAAGAAAGAACTTTCTTTTTTGAGCCTTCTACATCCATTTTAGGTGCGTGAGGGTAAATGGCAGATACCTCTAATAGCTTACCTGTATCATCAACCACTGCAAGTTTACAGCCAGTACGGTAGGCCGGGTCCACTCCAAGTACCACTTTTCCTTTTAATGGTGGCTGAAGTAAGAGGTTACGTAGGTTTTCAGAAAAAATATGAATAGCCTGCGCTTCAGCTTTTTCTGTAAGCTCTGCACGAATTTCTCTTTCTACGGAAGGTTGAATCAATCTCTTATAAGAATCCTCTATCGCTAGCTTCACCTGTTCCACTGCTTCACTAGTAGCATGATTCGGTATCCATTGTGCTTCCATTACTCTTAAAATTTTGTCCTGCGGTGTTTGTAGACCAACTTTAAGTACATCCTCTTTTTCACCGCGATTTAAGGCAAGAATTCGATGAGGTACTATTTTTTTCACTGGCTCTTCATATTCATAATACATTTCATAAACGTTTTTTTCATCGAGCTCTGCTTTTTTCAAAGAGGATACAATTCTTCCGTCGGTGCGCGTTAGGTTACGTATTTGTTCCCGTATTTTAGCATCATCTGCAAACTGTTCTGCTAATATATCACGAGCACCTTGAAGCACGTCTTCAGTAGTCATTACCTCTAATTCTTCATTTACATAAGCTTCTGCTTGGGTTTGAATAGATTCTTTGGGGAATCCAAGTAGTTCCGTAGCTAAAGGTTCCAGCCCTTTTTCTTTTGCTATAGTAGCTTTCGTTCTACGTTTTTGTTTGTATGGTCTATACAGATCCTCTACTCGTTGAAGGACAGTCGCATTTTGTATAGAAGCTGAAAGTTCTTCAGTAAGTTTCCCTTGTTCTTCTATTAATCGCAGAACTTCCTCTTTGCGTTGTTCGAGCTGTTGGATATAATGATAACGATCTTCTATTGCTTTTATTTGTACTTCATCCAATGAGCCTGTTTGTTCTTTACGATATCGAGCTATAAAAGGTACTGTGTTTCCTTCTTCTAATAATTTTATTACTTGCTCTGCCTGCGATGTTTTCGTGCCCGTCTCTTTGGATACGAGCTGAAGCATTTTCTTTAGTTCCAAAACAAACCCATCCTTTCTATCTAACCTTATTTTAACATATTCTGAACGCAGCAAAAAAGCTTACCCTTTAATTATGAGAGTAAGCTTCCTACAATGAATGTGGCGTCGTCGCCATGTTCTATTTCTTTATAAACTGTTTCGTACAAACATTTAGTACCGCTAGACTCCTTAATAGTGGACTTTGGACTCTTCATCACTACCCCATCAGAATGCAAAAGGAACAAGTCATCTTTAGCACATGGATATGTTTGTGTATTAATCTTTTGTTTACGTCCTGACAGATATCCCATGACTGGCAATGGATAAATCATTTTCCCAGTGGAGCGTTGGTACATATAAAACTTTATATTGCCT harbors:
- a CDS encoding SprT family protein → MTDEQLSELVSSISMQIFKRKFHHKAYFNKRLRSTGGRYMLRTHMIEINPLVLEKHGMNELIGVIKHELCHYHLHIEGKGYKHRDADFRQLLKQTDSPRFCSTLVAPKSQKRTKLYVYECAKCGLLYRRKIRVNTQKFKCGKCFGDLHLSSFKKMKEI
- a CDS encoding Tex family protein — its product is MELKKMLQLVSKETGTKTSQAEQVIKLLEEGNTVPFIARYRKEQTGSLDEVQIKAIEDRYHYIQQLEQRKEEVLRLIEEQGKLTEELSASIQNATVLQRVEDLYRPYKQKRRTKATIAKEKGLEPLATELLGFPKESIQTQAEAYVNEELEVMTTEDVLQGARDILAEQFADDAKIREQIRNLTRTDGRIVSSLKKAELDEKNVYEMYYEYEEPVKKIVPHRILALNRGEKEDVLKVGLQTPQDKILRVMEAQWIPNHATSEAVEQVKLAIEDSYKRLIQPSVEREIRAELTEKAEAQAIHIFSENLRNLLLQPPLKGKVVLGVDPAYRTGCKLAVVDDTGKLLEVSAIYPHAPKMDVEGSKKKVLSYLKNYPISLIAIGNGTASRETEQFIVDCLKEVTGEVAYVIVNEAGASVYSASETARNEFPDLQVEQRSAVSIARRLQDPLAELVKIDPKAVGVGQYQHDVSQKKLSESLSFIVETAVNQVGVNVNTASASLLQYVSGLSKTVAENVVNMRNEQGRFTSRAQLKKIPRLGAKTYEQAIGFLRVPDAKNPLDATGIHPESYKAAEQVLEIAGLTKSQIGSKEAEEVLKTISIEETSKELGIGEITLKDILDALIKPARDPREAFPQPLLKKDVLKLEDLKAGMELQGTVRNVVDFGAFVDIGVKQDGLVHISKLKKGFVKHPLDVVSLGDIVTVWVEQFDANKGRIALTMLPPEQQV